A genome region from Pangasianodon hypophthalmus isolate fPanHyp1 chromosome 11, fPanHyp1.pri, whole genome shotgun sequence includes the following:
- the LOC128316978 gene encoding beta-1,3-galactosyltransferase 2-like, with product MVPVAPNNREARDAIRTTWGSEKMVMDKVVSLFFVLGQHGPEGREELQQKVLQESEEHHDIIQSDFLDSYKNLTIKTMVIMEWLAAYCQNAVYAMKIDSDMFLNVNTLVNMLHQAPRENYMTGLVAKGAIVLRNPNSKWYLPKNEFPEDFYPPYALGLGYVLSLDLPNKLIEGAKHVKAVYIEDVFLGLCMRHMRIPFTSQADQGFFNVFPVPYDRCRYSKLIATTTRSLQEQVNSWKDLKKPGPPCG from the coding sequence ATGGTACCCGTGGCACCAAACAACAGGGAAGCTCGGGATGCCATCCGTACCACCTGGGGGTCTGAGAAGATGGTTATGGACAAAGTGGTGAGCCTTTTCTTTGTGCTTGGTCAGCATGGACCTGAAGGGAGAGAGGAGCTCCAGCAGAAGGTCTTGCAGGAGAGTGAGGAACACCATGACATCATTCAGAGCGATTTCCTGGACAGCTATAAAAATCTCACCATCAAAACTATGGTGATTATGGAATGGCTGGCAGCCTACTGCCAAAATGCCGTCTATGCCATGAAGATCGACTCCGACATGTTCCTAAACGTGAACACATTAGTGAATATGCTTCACCAGGCACCCAGGGAGAATTATATGACGGGACTTGTGGCCAAGGGTGCTATCGTTCTCAGAAACCCCAACTCCAAATGGTATCTGCCAAAAAATGagtttcctgaagacttttatCCACCTTACGCTCTGGGCTTGGGCTACGTGCTCTCCTTGGACCTTCCAAACAAGCTCATTGAAGGAGCAAAGCACGTCAAAGCTGTCTACATTGAAGACGTATTTTTAGGACTGTGCATGCGACATATGAGAATACCTTTCACCAGTCAGGCTGATCAGGGCTTCTTCAACGTCTTCCCCGTTCCCTACGACCGCTGCCGTTACTCAAAACTCATTGCTACAACAACACGTAGCCTACAGGAACAAGTTAACTCTTGGAAAGACCTTAAAAAACCAGGACCACCTTGTGgatga